One Desulfovibrio sp. ZJ209 genomic window carries:
- a CDS encoding type II toxin-antitoxin system antitoxin SocA domain-containing protein, which produces METNVFDVAQYIVNKIGQISTVKLQKLVYYCQAWSLAWDDEPLFDEEFEAWASGPVAPKLYEKHRGRYKSPTQFQGANVSHLSENQIDTIDVVLDAYGEKSPEWLVTSTHMEEPWKEARGDLAEGQRGHNVISKESMLAYYSSLK; this is translated from the coding sequence ATGGAAACGAATGTTTTTGATGTTGCCCAATATATTGTTAACAAAATTGGGCAAATATCTACCGTTAAGCTCCAAAAACTCGTGTATTATTGTCAAGCATGGTCACTTGCGTGGGACGATGAACCTTTATTTGACGAAGAATTTGAAGCGTGGGCGAGTGGTCCCGTTGCGCCTAAATTATATGAAAAGCATAGAGGAAGATATAAATCGCCTACTCAATTTCAAGGAGCAAACGTCAGTCACTTATCAGAAAATCAAATAGATACTATTGATGTCGTACTAGATGCTTATGGAGAAAAAAGTCCTGAATGGTTAGTAACGTCAACACACATGGAAGAACCTTGGAAAGAGGCACGAGGAGATTTGGCTGAAGGGCAAAGAGGTCATAATGTCATATCAAAAGAAAGTATGCTTGCCTATTATAGTAGTTTAAAATAA
- a CDS encoding helix-turn-helix transcriptional regulator → MEMEDYPLLKRAFANVLKAKREELNLSKLRLAQLAKLERVYLIQLEKGDKRPTVNALFYLSEAFGLKPSEMLSIVEEEIEQLKGGE, encoded by the coding sequence ATGGAAATGGAAGACTATCCCTTGCTCAAGCGGGCGTTTGCGAATGTTTTGAAGGCCAAACGGGAAGAGCTAAATCTGAGCAAGCTCAGGCTGGCTCAACTGGCCAAGCTTGAGCGCGTTTACCTGATCCAGCTTGAGAAGGGAGATAAGCGCCCTACGGTCAACGCTCTGTTTTATTTGAGCGAGGCTTTTGGCTTGAAACCTAGCGAAATGCTATCAATAGTCGAGGAGGAAATTGAGCAGTTGAAAGGAGGGGAGTAG